One Acidobacteriota bacterium genomic region harbors:
- a CDS encoding ABC transporter permease: protein MLKLIFHRFFQGVFILLIISMLVFALLASTGGDAVSALQTNSQTSEETLATLRHIYGLDRSLPVRYASWLSALFRGNLGQSLYFQTSVGNILLSRLSRTAELAVCALFIALLFAFTLGLAAAHRVGSWADRICNAIILFAASTPRLVLAILGLSITARTTLFKLAVATNSTIDSSYGTWLLRLLPPALILAVPLIAVLLAQTRTAVAATLETEFVRTARAKGLSERIILQRHALRPALNPLITTVGYSIGGLMSGSVIVEQVMNWPGLGQLSVIAVQSRDVALLMGIVLVTSAAVLIGNLAADILLRLNDPRLR, encoded by the coding sequence ATGCTGAAGCTAATTTTTCACAGATTCTTTCAGGGTGTCTTTATCCTGCTGATCATTTCCATGCTGGTCTTTGCCTTGCTGGCTTCAACCGGTGGAGACGCGGTCAGCGCGCTGCAAACCAACTCGCAAACCTCGGAAGAGACTCTCGCAACTTTGCGGCATATCTATGGTTTGGATCGTTCGTTGCCAGTTCGATACGCAAGCTGGTTAAGCGCGCTTTTCCGCGGAAATCTGGGCCAATCCCTTTACTTTCAAACATCCGTTGGAAACATTCTCCTGTCGCGGTTGAGCAGGACAGCGGAGCTTGCCGTGTGTGCGCTGTTTATCGCCCTTCTTTTCGCATTCACGTTGGGATTGGCCGCCGCCCACCGAGTGGGTTCCTGGGCGGATCGAATTTGCAACGCCATCATCTTGTTCGCGGCTTCCACGCCAAGATTGGTATTGGCAATTTTGGGACTTTCCATCACTGCACGCACAACGTTGTTCAAACTCGCCGTTGCCACGAACTCTACAATAGATTCAAGCTATGGAACATGGCTTCTTCGCCTTTTGCCGCCTGCCCTGATCCTAGCTGTTCCTCTGATCGCGGTCTTGCTGGCGCAAACACGAACTGCCGTCGCGGCTACGCTCGAAACGGAATTTGTCCGCACTGCGCGCGCCAAAGGCCTGTCGGAAAGAATCATCCTGCAACGCCATGCCCTGCGTCCGGCTCTGAATCCCTTGATCACAACTGTGGGGTATTCCATCGGAGGGTTGATGAGCGGTTCGGTCATCGTCGAACAGGTGATGAATTGGCCCGGTTTGGGGCAATTAAGCGTAATTGCCGTGCAAAGCCGCGACGTAGCCTTGTTGATGGGAATTGTGTTGGTGACCTCGGCGGCAGTTCTGATCGGAAACCTGGCCGCCGACATTCTGCTGCGTTTGAATGACCCTCGATTGCGATAA